The following proteins are co-located in the Spea bombifrons isolate aSpeBom1 chromosome 3, aSpeBom1.2.pri, whole genome shotgun sequence genome:
- the ACTN2 gene encoding alpha-actinin-2: MNQVSANEMYNYTYEEEEYMNQEDEWDRDMLLDPAWEKQQRKTFTAWCNSHLRKASTQIENIEEDFRNGLKLMLLLEVISGERLPKPDRGKMRFHKIANVNKALDYIASKGVKLVSIGAEEIVDGNVKMTLGMIWTIILRFAIQDISVEETSAKEGLLLWCQRKTAPYRNVNIQNFHTSWKDGLGLCALIHRHRPDLIDYSKLNKDDAVGNINLAMDVAEKYLDIPKMLDAEDIVNTPKPDERAIMTYVSCFYHAFAGAEQAETAANRISKVLAVNQENEKMMEEYERLASELLEWIRRTIPWLENRTPEKSMQAMLKKLEDFRDYRRKHKPPRVQEKCQLEINFNTLQTKLRISNRPAFMPSEGKMVSDIANAWQRLEQGEKGYEEWLLNELRRLERLDHLAEKFRQKASSHESWTSGKEQLLIQKDYETVSLTEARALLRKHEAFESELASRQDRVEQIAAIAQELNELDYHDAARINERCQKICDQWDRLGTLTQKRRETLERTEKLLETVDQLHLEFLKRAVPFNIWMEGAMEDLQDMFIVHSVEEIQKLITAHEQFKATMPQADSERQAIVGIQNEVEKVIQSYNIRVSSVNPYSPITLEELRTKWEKVKQLVPTRDHSLQEELSRQQANERLRRQFASQANVIGPWIQNKMEEIVRSSINLSATLEDQMNNLKQQEHNIVNYKPNIDKLEGDHQMIQESLVFDNKHTNYTMEHIRVGWELLLTTIARTINEIETQMLTRDAKGITQEQINEFRSSFNHFDKRKNGLMDHDDFRACLISMGYDLGEAEFARIMVLVDPNGTGTVSFQSFIDFMTRETAETDSAEQVIAAFRILAADKPYILAEELRRELPPEQAQYCVSKMPPYKGRGSVPGALDYTCFSSGLYGESDL, encoded by the exons ACATTTACGGCATGGTGCAATTCACATTTGCGGAAAGCCAGCACACAAATTGAGAACATCGAGGAAGATTTCAGAAATGGACTTAAACTTATGCTTCTCCTTGAAGTCATTTCAG GAGAGAGGCTTCCAAAACCTGATAGGGGAAAGATGCGTTTCCATAAGATTGCCAACGTCAACAAAGCTTTGGACTACATTGCCAGTAAAGGAGTAAAACTGGTATCCATCGGAGCAGAAG AAATTGTGgatggaaatgtaaaaatgactTTGGGCATGATTTGGACAATCATTCTTCGTTTTGCTATTCAAGATATATCAGTAGAAG AAACCTCTGCCAAGGAAGGCTTGCTTTTGTGGTGTCAAAGGAAAACTGCTCCCTATCGCAATGTGAACATACAGAACTTTCATACGAG CTGGAAAGATGGCCTTGGGCTTTGTGCCCTTATCCACAGACATCGGCCAGATCTCATTGACTACTCCAAGCTAAATAAG GATGATGCTGTTGGAAATATAAACCTTGCAATGGATGTTGCTGAAAAATACCTGGATATCCCTAAGATGTTGGATGCAGAAG ATATTGTAAATACTCCAAAACCAGACGAAAGAGCGATCATGACTTATGTGTCGTGCTTTTATCATGCCTTTGCTGGAGCAGAGCAG GCAGAAACAGCAGCTAATCGGATCTCTAAAGTTCTTGCTGTGAAccaagaaaatgaaaagatgATGGAAGAATATGAAAGGCTAGCAAGCGAG CTCTTAGAATGGATCCGGCGTACAATCCCATGGTTAGAAAACCGAACACCCGAAAAGTCAATGCAAGCTATGCTGAAGAAACTGGAGGATTTCCGAGATTATCGTCGCAAACACAAACCTCCCAGAGTCCAGGAGAAGTGTCAGTTGGAGATCAACTTCAACACATTGCAGACGAAGCTGAGGATAAGCAATAGGCCGGCATTCATGCCCTCCGAAGGCAAAATGGTTTCA GACATTGCAAATGCATGGCAAAGGCTGGAGCAAGGAGAAAAAGGATATGAGGAGTGGTTACTAAATGAGCTAAGAAGGCTTGAAAGGTTGGACCATCTAGCTGAGAAGTTTAGGCAGAAGGCCTCTTCCCATGAATCCTGGACTTCCG GTAAAGAGCAGCTGCTCATACAGAAAGACTACGAGACTGTGTCGCTGACAGAAGCGCGCGCTCTGCTGAGGAAACACGAAGCCTTCGAGAGCGAGCTGGCTTCCCGCCAGGACAGAGTGGAGCAGATAGCGGCCATTGCCCAGGAGCTGAA TGAACTGGACTATCATGATGCGGCCAGAATTAATGAAAGATGCCAGAAAATATGTGACCAGTGGGATCGACTAGGAACGTTAACTCAGAAACGAAGGGAAACACTTGAG CGCACAGAGAAACTTTTAGAGACTGTTGACCAGCTTCATTTGGAGTTTTTAAAGCGGGCTGTACCCTTCAATATCTGGATGGAAGGAGCCATGGAGGATCTTCAGGACATGTTTATTGTCCATAGTGTGGAAGAGATCCAg aaattaaTCACCGCTCATGAACAATTTAAAGCTACCATGCCCCAAGCAGACAGCGAGAGACAGGCGATTGTGGGCATCCAAAACGAGGTGGAAAAAGTCATTCAGAGTTACAATATAAGAGTATCTTCAGTCAACCCATATAGTCCCATCACCCTGGAGGAACTGCGCACCAAATGGGAAAAG GTAAAGCAACTTGTGCCCACGAGAGACCACTCCTTGCAGGAAGAGTTATCCCGACAACAAGCCAATGAACGTCTACGTCGCCAGTTCGCTTCTCAAGCTAATGTTATAGGCCCGTggatacaaaacaaaatggag GAGATTGTTCGCAGTTCCATAAACCTCTCTGCCACGCTGGAAGATCAGATGAACAACCTGAAGCAGCAGGAGCACAACATTGTCAACTACAAGCCCAACATTGACAAGCTGGAGGGAGATCACCAGATGATTCAAGAATCCCTCGTCTTTGATAACAAGCACACCAATTATACAATGGAA CACATCCGTGTGGGCTGGGAGCTTCTTCTGACTACCATAGCTAGAACCATCAACGAGATTGAAACTCAAATGCTGACACGAGATGCCAAGGGAATCACCCAGGAGCAAATTAACGAATTCCGCTCTTCTTTTAATCATTTTGACAAG AGAAAGAATGGACTGATGGATCATGATGACTTCAGAGCGTGTCTGATATCAATGGGTTATGATCTG GGTGAAGCAGAATTTGCACGGATTATGGTTCTAGTTGATCCCAACGGGACAGGAACAGTTTCTTTCCAATCCTTTATAGATTTCATGACAAGGGAGACGGCAGAAACAGACTCAGCAGAACAAGTGATTGCTGCTTTTAGAATCCTTGCAGCAGATAAG cCCTATATATTGGCCGAGGAACTTCGCAGGGAGCTCCCTCCAGAGCAAGCTCAGTATTGCGTTTCCAAAATGCCACCATACAAAGGACGTGGTTCGGTCCCTGGAGCTCTAGATTACACATGCTTCTCATCTGGCTTGTATGGTGAAAGCGACCTGTAA